Proteins encoded in a region of the Nicotiana tomentosiformis chromosome 9, ASM39032v3, whole genome shotgun sequence genome:
- the LOC104117970 gene encoding signal peptide peptidase-like 5 isoform X1 yields MAVSSLHFNYGQMSLFVLILSSSIIAGHAAPTTNVHSSCSNDINMILVKLWVNGAEKDSIVGLSASFGSVLPTDTKHAPRLPAVYTQPSNSCSASSTKLSGSIALARRGECDFLIKATVAQAGGASGVVLINTEGGPLEIACPNNSTVSNVTVPVVSISNDGGNIIDKYIAAGKRVELLLYSPDRPIVDYSVSFIWLMAVGTIICAALWKRFTQSKESDDSAKEDDDSEILHITAWTAIGFVISASTFLVLLYFFMSTWFVWLLIILFCIGGIEGLHNCIVSLILSKCRGCGKKTLNLPLLGEVTILSLVVLVLCVAFAIFWAVNRKESYSWIGQDILGIALMITVLQLAQLPNIKVATVLLCCAFVYDIFWVFLSPTIFHDSVMISVAKGKKAGGESIPMLLRVPKVTDPYNGFDMLGFGDILFPGLLICFTYRFDEARRKGVLKGYFLWLMIGYGTGLCLTYLGLYLMDGHGQPALLYLVPCTLGTCVVLGLVRGELKDLWNDSDESKQMAEERLGSARLGSA; encoded by the exons ATGGCAGTTTCTTCATTGCATTTCAATTATGGACAAATGAGCCTTTTCGTTCTGATTTTATCATCATCAATAATAGCAGGACATGCTGCCCCTACTACCAATGTCCATAGCTCCTGCAGCAATGATATCAATatg ATTCTGGTGAAGTTGTGGGTTAATGGTGCTGAGAAAGATTCAATAGTTGGCTTGAGTGCGTCATTTGGATCTGTATTACCCACTGATACTAAACATGCCCCCAGATTGCCTGCTGTTTATACTCAACCGTCGAATAGCTGTTCTGCTTCCTCCACTAAG TTATCAGGCTCTATTGCACTAGCTCGTCGCGGTGAATGCGATTTTCTAATCAAGGCTACGGTTGCCCAAGCAGGAGGTGCATCAGGGGTTGTGCTAATAAATACTGAAGGAG GTCCTCTGGAGATTGCGTGTCCCAACAATTCTACCGTATCTAATGTAACCGTTCCCGTCGTTTCAATTTCAAATGATGGGGGAAACATTATTGATAAATACATAGCTGCAGGAAAGAGAG TGGAGCTGCTGTTATATTCGCCAGATCGCCCTATTGTGGACTACTCGGTGTCGTTCATATGGTTGATGGCTGTTGGAACAATTATCTGTGCAGCTCTTTGGAAAAGATTTACTCAATCTAAGGAAAGTGATGACT CAGCCAAGGAGGATGATGACAGTGAAATTCTGCACATTACTGCATGGACTGCTATTGGGTTTGTCATCTCAGCATCCACATTTCTGGTGCTACTTTACTTTTTCATGTCGACGTGGTTTGTCTGGCTGCTGATAATACTTTTCTGTATCGGTGGAATTGAG GGACTGCATAACTGCATAGTGTCGCTCATACTAAG CAAATGTAGAGGTTGTGGAAAGAAAACACTGAATTTGCCGCTTCTTGGGGAGGTCACTATTCTGTCTCTAGTTGTCCTAGTACTTTGTGTGGCGTTCGCCATCTTCTGGGCAGTAAACAGGAAAGAATCATACTCTTGGATTGGTCAAGACATTCTT GGAATTGCTTTGATGATCACTGTTCTGCAGTTGGCTCAGTTGCCTAATATAAAG GTCGCTACAGTGCTTCTGTGTTGCGCATTTGTCTATGACATCTTCTGGGTTTTCCTATCTCCTACTATATTCCATGATAGTGTTATGATTTCA GTTGCTAAAGGTAAGAAAGCTGGTGGAGAATCAATCCCGATGCTTCTGAGAGTTCCTAAAGTAACAGATCCTTATAATGGCTTTGATATGCTTGGCTTTGGGGATATTCTCTTCCCTGGTTTGCTAATTTGCTTTACGTACAG ATTTGACGAAGCTAGAAGGAAGGGAGTACTAAAAGGATACTTCCTTTGGCTGATGATTGGTTATGGGACCG GTCTTTGCTTGACTTACTTGGGCTTGTATTTAATGGACGGACATGGTCAACCCGCTCTCCTGTATCTCGTGCCATGCACACTAG GAACATGTGTGGTACTGGGTTTGGTGAGAGGCGAATTGAAAGACCTTTGGAACGATAGCGATGAATCAAAACAAATGGCTGAAGAACGTCTGGGAAGCGCGCGTCTTGGAAGCGCTTGA
- the LOC104117970 gene encoding signal peptide peptidase-like 5 isoform X2, with the protein MAVSSLHFNYGQMSLFVLILSSSIIAGHAAPTTNVHSSCSNDINMILVKLWVNGAEKDSIVGLSASFGSVLPTDTKHAPRLPAVYTQPSNSCSASSTKLSGSIALARRGECDFLIKATVAQAGGASGVVLINTEGGPLEIACPNNSTVSNVTVPVVSISNDGGNIIDKYIAAGKRVELLLYSPDRPIVDYSVSFIWLMAVGTIICAALWKRFTQSKDDDVAAKEDDDSEILHITAWTAIGFVISASTFLVLLYFFMSTWFVWLLIILFCIGGIEGLHNCIVSLILSKCRGCGKKTLNLPLLGEVTILSLVVLVLCVAFAIFWAVNRKESYSWIGQDILGIALMITVLQLAQLPNIKVATVLLCCAFVYDIFWVFLSPTIFHDSVMISVAKGKKAGGESIPMLLRVPKVTDPYNGFDMLGFGDILFPGLLICFTYRFDEARRKGVLKGYFLWLMIGYGTGLCLTYLGLYLMDGHGQPALLYLVPCTLGTCVVLGLVRGELKDLWNDSDESKQMAEERLGSARLGSA; encoded by the exons ATGGCAGTTTCTTCATTGCATTTCAATTATGGACAAATGAGCCTTTTCGTTCTGATTTTATCATCATCAATAATAGCAGGACATGCTGCCCCTACTACCAATGTCCATAGCTCCTGCAGCAATGATATCAATatg ATTCTGGTGAAGTTGTGGGTTAATGGTGCTGAGAAAGATTCAATAGTTGGCTTGAGTGCGTCATTTGGATCTGTATTACCCACTGATACTAAACATGCCCCCAGATTGCCTGCTGTTTATACTCAACCGTCGAATAGCTGTTCTGCTTCCTCCACTAAG TTATCAGGCTCTATTGCACTAGCTCGTCGCGGTGAATGCGATTTTCTAATCAAGGCTACGGTTGCCCAAGCAGGAGGTGCATCAGGGGTTGTGCTAATAAATACTGAAGGAG GTCCTCTGGAGATTGCGTGTCCCAACAATTCTACCGTATCTAATGTAACCGTTCCCGTCGTTTCAATTTCAAATGATGGGGGAAACATTATTGATAAATACATAGCTGCAGGAAAGAGAG TGGAGCTGCTGTTATATTCGCCAGATCGCCCTATTGTGGACTACTCGGTGTCGTTCATATGGTTGATGGCTGTTGGAACAATTATCTGTGCAGCTCTTTGGAAAAGATTTACTCAATCTAAGGA TGATGATGTAGCAGCCAAGGAGGATGATGACAGTGAAATTCTGCACATTACTGCATGGACTGCTATTGGGTTTGTCATCTCAGCATCCACATTTCTGGTGCTACTTTACTTTTTCATGTCGACGTGGTTTGTCTGGCTGCTGATAATACTTTTCTGTATCGGTGGAATTGAG GGACTGCATAACTGCATAGTGTCGCTCATACTAAG CAAATGTAGAGGTTGTGGAAAGAAAACACTGAATTTGCCGCTTCTTGGGGAGGTCACTATTCTGTCTCTAGTTGTCCTAGTACTTTGTGTGGCGTTCGCCATCTTCTGGGCAGTAAACAGGAAAGAATCATACTCTTGGATTGGTCAAGACATTCTT GGAATTGCTTTGATGATCACTGTTCTGCAGTTGGCTCAGTTGCCTAATATAAAG GTCGCTACAGTGCTTCTGTGTTGCGCATTTGTCTATGACATCTTCTGGGTTTTCCTATCTCCTACTATATTCCATGATAGTGTTATGATTTCA GTTGCTAAAGGTAAGAAAGCTGGTGGAGAATCAATCCCGATGCTTCTGAGAGTTCCTAAAGTAACAGATCCTTATAATGGCTTTGATATGCTTGGCTTTGGGGATATTCTCTTCCCTGGTTTGCTAATTTGCTTTACGTACAG ATTTGACGAAGCTAGAAGGAAGGGAGTACTAAAAGGATACTTCCTTTGGCTGATGATTGGTTATGGGACCG GTCTTTGCTTGACTTACTTGGGCTTGTATTTAATGGACGGACATGGTCAACCCGCTCTCCTGTATCTCGTGCCATGCACACTAG GAACATGTGTGGTACTGGGTTTGGTGAGAGGCGAATTGAAAGACCTTTGGAACGATAGCGATGAATCAAAACAAATGGCTGAAGAACGTCTGGGAAGCGCGCGTCTTGGAAGCGCTTGA